In the Candidatus Delongbacteria bacterium genome, ATCGTAATGGTGATTGCCGTAGAGTTTTTCTTCAGCGGAGTAAAACCGATTATACAAGATATATTGAGGAATTAATATTATGAACTATAAAAGAATTATGATTGATATATTTTTTATTTGTATTGGTGTGTTATCAGCAGGATTTGGTCTTAAAGGATTTCTATTACCAAATGGATTCATTGACGGTGGTGCTGTTGGTATATCACTTCTAATAGCTGAATTAAGTGGTTTTTCTCTATCTTTATTGATTTTCATAGTCAATGCTCCTTTTATCTACTTAGGCTATAAAACTTTAGGAAAAATCTTTGCTGTAAAAACTTTAGCGGGTATAATTTTACTTTCTCTTGCTGTTGCTGTGTTTCCTTATCCACAAATTACTAGTGATAAATTACTTGTTTCAGTTTTTGGTGGATTTTTCTTAGGTGCAGGAATTGGTCTTGCAGTAAGAGGCGGTGGCGTTATTGATGGAACTGAAGTTCTTGCGGTAAATCTGGGTAAAAAACTTGGTCTTACAATAGGTGATGTTATACTAATAATTAATATTATCATATTCTCAACAGCAGCTTACCTACTGTCAATCGAAGTTGCATTGTATTCCATTCTAACTTACCTCTCAGCTTCAAAAACAGTAAATTTTATTGTTGAAGGTATAGAGGAATATACTGGTGTTACAATTATTTCTAAAGATTATGATAAAATAAGGAAAATGATTATTGAAAAGCTCAGAAGAGGCGTTACAATATATAAAGGCGAAAGAGGGTTTATACCTGATGCCAATATTGAAACTGGTATCGATTTGAAAATAATTTATACTGTTATAACCAGACTTGAGACAAATAGATTGAAAGCCGAAATCGAGGAAATTGACCCGATGGCTTTTGTTGTTATGAGTAGCGTAAAGGAAACAAAGGGTGGGATAATAAAGAAACGTCCATTAAATCATTAATTTTTAGGAACTGTATGGCTTTAATTGAACTTAAGAACATCTCGTATTCTTTGAGCGGAAGAGTACTTCTGGAAAATGCAAATTTAATTATAAATGAAAATGAAAAGATATTTTTGCTAGGTAAAAATGGAGCTGGTAAAACTACTATCCTAAAAATGTTGAACGGTGAAATCGTTCCTGATAGTGGTGAGATTCTAAAACAAAACGGACTGGTTACCGGATATTTGCAACAAGATATTCCAGAGATGGATGGGAGTATAAGAGATGTAGTTCTTTCAGGTGATAATGTTGGTAAATTGATTGGCGAATATCTTCACTTGCTTGAAAACGATCCTCATGATAATAGAGTGCATGAATTATTTGATGAAATTGAAAAACAAGATGGATGGAATTTACAAAATAGTGCTGAGACTTTGATTTCCAGAATAGAACTAAATCCAGATATGCTTTACAGTTCGCTTTCATCGGGATTAAAAAGAAAAGTTCTCCTTGCCAAAGCTCTATTAAAATCTCCAGATCTTATTATTTTAGATGAACCCACAAATCACATGGATATACCTACTGTAAAATGGTTGGAAGGTTTTTTGTCAGGACTCAATAAAGCCTTTATTGTTGTAACCCATGACAGAAGATTTTTGCGATCACTAGCATCCGAAATAATTGAATTAAGGAATAAAGGACTTGTAAGATTTGGTAAGGATTTTGACCTTTTTTTGGATAAGAGAGATCAGATGGACCAGCTTGAAGAGAGTGATCTAAATAAGTTGGAAAGTTTTATTAAGAGTGAAGAATATTGGTCTCAACGTAGTATAACTGCAAGACGAACTAGGAATGAAGGTAGAACCAGAAGATTACATGATTTAAGAGCTGATCGAGATCAAAAAAAACTCAGTGATGGTAAACTGAGCTTTAATATAGAACAGGGTGGCACTTCAGGTAAAATTGTCATAAGAGCTAAAAATATAAGCTATGCATACGAAGATAAAATGATCCTTGATAATTTTTCAATGATAATTCAACGTAATGATAGAATAGGTATCATTGGACCGAATGGTTGTGGAAAATCCACTTTGATAAAATTACTTACCGAACAGATGAAGCCGGATAGTGGAAATATTGAAGTTGGGACTAAACTTGAAATTGCATATTTTGATCAAAATATGGCTATTCTGGATGAGAGCCTAGCTGTCCGGGAAAATATTTTGAAAGATACTGACTTCGTAATTATCAATGGCAGAGAAATTCATATTAACAGCTATCTGAAAAATTTTCTGTTTCCATTAGACAGACATAATTCTCCTGTCAATTCACTTTCAGGTGGAGAAAAAAACAGATTGCAATTGGCAAAGATATTATCAAAACCTGTAAATTTTTTAATACTTGATGAGCCTACAAATGATCTGGATATGGAAACTTTGGAATTACTTGAAGAGCTTATAAGTGATTTTGAAGGAACTGTTCTTTTAGTTTCTCATGATAGAGAGTTTCTTGATAATGTGGTTACATCTTCGATTTACTTTACAGAATCTGGTGTTACTGAGAAATCAGGTGGATATGACGATTCGATTTTTATAAATAAGAGAATTGCTAAAGAGCAAAATACGACTACAGTTAAAAGGGAGAAAATTAAAGAAAGAAAGCTTTCTTTCAAGGAAAAAAGAGAGCTTGAAGAGTTACCACTACTTATTGAAAGCCTAGAGGAAAAATTAGCAGAATTGAATGAAAAGCTAGCTGATCCGGAAGTTTATAAGGAGGGGGCGAATATTGTTAAAATAAGAAAAGAGATTGAGGATTTGGAAAGCGATATAGCATATAGATACAAACGTTGGGATGAGCTGGAAAGCATTGGGTAGCGGAAAACTAAATCGTAAGTTGAACTAAACACTTTGATATAATTTGATGTAAAGTTTATCAATATTTGTGTTTCTTAGAGCAAATAACTTTTGTTCCACATTTTTGCTAAAATGTGGATGTACAATGTTGTAGTGATGTAAAATGGAAAGAAGAATCTTGCGCTTTCTTTGCTGGGATTGGATTACCATTTTTGCTAGAAAAGGGAAATAAAAAGTCTAACTTTTATAAAAGTTTTCTGGCTATTGATAAACTGTAGTTTACAATCTTCTCAAATTCTACTCAGTCAAATCACTGGCTTTATCTAGCCCCCTTTTCTTCTTAGTTATTGATCCATGAACAACTTATTTCAAAAAAGTCAGACATCAAAACTAAGCGTTCCCTTGTTGAATCTCAAAAATCCAATTAATTATTTGAGTTTTAGTGAGTTGAAATCATAAACATTTAATGTAGATTCGGATACTTTCAGATGTAGTATATCATTATTTCTAAAGTAGTATCTATCATCTAGGAAGAAGAAATCATATCCTGTAAAATTTTCAAGACTAAACCTGTCAACTAATATATTATCTTCATAAAGATCAACAATAAAATCTTTCTCATTTTGCTTGTTTCTTTCTATTGAAAATAAAACCCATAAACAATCATTTTTATCACAATAGATGTTGTTTACAGCTTTCTTGTTAATTGCTGATAAAGGAGGGCTTTTACGTCCTGAATTTTTCTTCGTTAATAGATCATCAAATGTCTCGGACTCTTTTTTTGTCATTTTGACTTTTCTGTAATCCCTTCTTATCTCACTAATTTTTTCCCCATCAAAATTATATACATCGATAGTATAGTTATCTTCATTATTAGATGATATATAAATTTTATCATCAGAGACAGCATAAGGAATTAGATAATCTAGCATACTATTGCTAGTGGTGCCATCTTGTTTAAACTCAAATTCCGCAATCTTTACTAAATCATTAAATTCATTATTCATAAGTGTTAAAGTTTTGGCACTATAGTTTACTCCTTCTCGCTCATAGTAATTATCTTTTATCCCAATGAATTTATTTTCTCCAACTTTAGCTAAATGCATTGGAAAACCATTGTTAAGAGGGGTGTCTTTTATATATTTCCCGTCTAAATCGAAAATTACAACTGCATTTTTCATGAAATCAACGACATGGACTTTTCCTGAAGAAACTACCATGCTGGCAACACCTTGTAACTCTCCAGGTCCATTTCCTTTCCCTCCAAAGCTAATAACAAATTTACCATTGTTATCAAACTTTTTAATAGTTAAAGATGTTTTATCCATAATAAATATATTTCCTACATTATCCTCATCAGCAGCTAAAGGACTCGCAAAAAAAGCTAAGGAATCTTCAGAATTATTAGTCCCTTCAATTTTAAATCTCTCGTTTAAACTCTGAATTTTATAATCATTTTCAGAAAGATTTCTATTTTTAAACACCTTGAAGTCATTAATTTCTTCAATAGTGAAATTTGGTTTTGAATTCACATTCATACTAAAAAATATTATTATCAACAGAATAAATATTTTTCTCATTCAAATTCTCCTTAATTTATTTACACAAAAATTCATTTTATCCTGCATGCTTTTTTTTGAGAACTAATACTATTTCAAAGTGTAATTAATTTATCCAAGTATCGAGTTTATTCGCAAGGCTATCTAATAGAAACAAAGTTTCACCACTATTGTTTATATTGAAAGCAAATCCGTTGGAATCATTATAAAATGTTATCGTTTCACCTGAGTTTAGTACTACATCCCTAATAATGAATCCCAATTCCGAACCATCAATTATACGGTATTTATGTAAATCAATCTCTTTATCGGCAAAATTTATCAAAGTGATCGATTCTGGGTTTTCTGCTGAAACGCTATAAAACTTAACTCCATCAGAATTCGAATTTGAAGAAGAAGTTGAATCGCTACAACTGATAACGAAAAGCAAAAAAATAAAAAATAACTGCCTCATAATTACCTCTATATATATTTTCTATCTAGACTTCTGTATTGTATAGCTTCAGCAACATGACTTGCTTTTATATTCTCTGCACATTCCAAATCAGCGATAGTTCTTGAAACTTTCAAAATTCGATTGTAAGCTCGTGCAGATAATCCTAAACTATTTATAGCTTTTTTTAGCATGCTTTTCGATGCTTCATCGAGGATGCAATATTTTTCCATTAGTTTGTTATTCATAGAAGAATTTGAAAATATACCCTCATTTTTGAACCTGTTTAATTGAATCTTACGAGCAATTAAAACTCTTTTTCGGATAGAATCGCTACTTTCTCCAGCTTTTTTCATCTCTAGCTCTTCATATTTTACTGTTGGCACCTCAATGTGTATATCAATACGATCAAGTAAAGGACCAGATAGCTTACTGAGATAGTTTTTGATTTTAGTCACTCCACAACTACAAGTTCGCTCAGGGTCTCTGTAATAACCGCAGGGACAAGGATTCATAGCGGCAATAAGCATAAAATTGGCAGGAAATTTTAAGGTTTGTGCAGCTCTGGCAATTGTAACTTCTCTGTCTTCCAAAGGTTGTCTCATGACTTCTAAAACATTTTTCTTAAACTCAGTTAATTCATCTAAAAAAAGTACACCATTGTGAGATAAACTTATCTCTCCAGGTCTCGGGATTCTACCTCCACCGACTAATGCCGTATCTGAAATTGAATGGTGGGGTGATCTTACTGGTCGTGTTGCATACAATGCTTTATGAGGAGGCAACATACCTGCAACAGAATATATTTTAGTAGTTTCCAACGATTCTTCTATTGTCATATCGGGAAGTATAGTCGCAAATCTTTTTGCCAACATAGACTTTCCACTACCAGGCGGACCAATCATAAGAATATTATGGCCTCCTGCAGCAGCAATTTCTAAAGCTCTTTTTGCTGTATACTGTCCTTTTACTTCTGAAAAATCTACATTGCTTATGTTCAATTCTCCAAAAACTTTTTCCAAATCAACTTTTACCGGCTCAATATCAGACTCCCTGTTTAGAAAGTTTACTACTTGAGTTAATGATTCTACAGGGAAAACATCAATGTCTTCAATCACAGCAGCTTCAGAAGCATTCTCTACTGGTAAAATAAGACCTTTGAAGCATTTATCTTTCATTTGTGAAATCATAAGTGCAACCGGAAGAGCCCCTTTTATTGGTCTGATTTTTCCATCGAGAGCTAATTCTCCAAGAATAATATATTGCTCTGCATTGTCAACATCAACTTGAGAGGTTGCTGCCAGAATTGATACTGCTGTTGGAAGGTCATAACTCGATCCTTCTTTTTTAATGTCTGCCGGAGCTAAATTTACAATTATTCTTCTATTAGGATATTGGAAATAGGAGTTCTTAATTGCTGCATTTATTCTCTCTCTGCTTTCTTTAACCGCAGCATCTGGAAGTCCAACTGTAGAAAAAGAGGGCAAACCGCCCTCTATATGAGTTTCAACTTCCACAATAAATGCATCTAAACCGATTACAGAAGCTGAAAATATTTTTGCTAACATAAGTCGATCACTTTCTTACTAAGGCAATCTTCCCTCTGAGGACACTTCCTGGTTCATCTCTATTAAATACTATTACCTGGTAAATTCCAGAAGAACATAATTTTCCTGAATTATCTTTTCCGTCCCAACCATTTAAAAGTACCAATCTATCACTACCTGAACCCCCTCTGACAAGCTTACCCCTAATATCATAAATCATTGCTGTGTCGTAATTTTTTGGATCTTTTAATACGAACTGCATTATCTTACTTCCATCACTAATGAAAGGACTTGGATTAGTTCCAAAATCGTGGATTTTATTACTTACACTAGCTCCGGAATATTCAAGAAAGCTTATTCCTGAATTATAAAGGAATATAACACTATTGGATTCATCATGAAACAAAATTTTTTTAACTTTGCTTTCCAGCATTGGACTTTCAATTCTATTCCCTATGAACTCTGCTGGTAATTTTGAGAGATATGGAGTGTAGAATTTCCAGGTTTCATTGTCTGGAGAGAGAACAGCAACACCATAATCAGTGGCAAACCATTTTTCATTAAGTTTATTGATGGCGATATCATAAACGATTTTCTCTGATAAACCATCC is a window encoding:
- a CDS encoding YitT family protein: MNYKRIMIDIFFICIGVLSAGFGLKGFLLPNGFIDGGAVGISLLIAELSGFSLSLLIFIVNAPFIYLGYKTLGKIFAVKTLAGIILLSLAVAVFPYPQITSDKLLVSVFGGFFLGAGIGLAVRGGGVIDGTEVLAVNLGKKLGLTIGDVILIINIIIFSTAAYLLSIEVALYSILTYLSASKTVNFIVEGIEEYTGVTIISKDYDKIRKMIIEKLRRGVTIYKGERGFIPDANIETGIDLKIIYTVITRLETNRLKAEIEEIDPMAFVVMSSVKETKGGIIKKRPLNH
- a CDS encoding ATP-binding cassette domain-containing protein, with protein sequence MALIELKNISYSLSGRVLLENANLIINENEKIFLLGKNGAGKTTILKMLNGEIVPDSGEILKQNGLVTGYLQQDIPEMDGSIRDVVLSGDNVGKLIGEYLHLLENDPHDNRVHELFDEIEKQDGWNLQNSAETLISRIELNPDMLYSSLSSGLKRKVLLAKALLKSPDLIILDEPTNHMDIPTVKWLEGFLSGLNKAFIVVTHDRRFLRSLASEIIELRNKGLVRFGKDFDLFLDKRDQMDQLEESDLNKLESFIKSEEYWSQRSITARRTRNEGRTRRLHDLRADRDQKKLSDGKLSFNIEQGGTSGKIVIRAKNISYAYEDKMILDNFSMIIQRNDRIGIIGPNGCGKSTLIKLLTEQMKPDSGNIEVGTKLEIAYFDQNMAILDESLAVRENILKDTDFVIINGREIHINSYLKNFLFPLDRHNSPVNSLSGGEKNRLQLAKILSKPVNFLILDEPTNDLDMETLELLEELISDFEGTVLLVSHDREFLDNVVTSSIYFTESGVTEKSGGYDDSIFINKRIAKEQNTTTVKREKIKERKLSFKEKRELEELPLLIESLEEKLAELNEKLADPEVYKEGANIVKIRKEIEDLESDIAYRYKRWDELESIG
- a CDS encoding 6-bladed beta-propeller, with the translated sequence MRKIFILLIIIFFSMNVNSKPNFTIEEINDFKVFKNRNLSENDYKIQSLNERFKIEGTNNSEDSLAFFASPLAADEDNVGNIFIMDKTSLTIKKFDNNGKFVISFGGKGNGPGELQGVASMVVSSGKVHVVDFMKNAVVIFDLDGKYIKDTPLNNGFPMHLAKVGENKFIGIKDNYYEREGVNYSAKTLTLMNNEFNDLVKIAEFEFKQDGTTSNSMLDYLIPYAVSDDKIYISSNNEDNYTIDVYNFDGEKISEIRRDYRKVKMTKKESETFDDLLTKKNSGRKSPPLSAINKKAVNNIYCDKNDCLWVLFSIERNKQNEKDFIVDLYEDNILVDRFSLENFTGYDFFFLDDRYYFRNNDILHLKVSESTLNVYDFNSLKLK
- a CDS encoding YifB family Mg chelatase-like AAA ATPase — protein: MLAKIFSASVIGLDAFIVEVETHIEGGLPSFSTVGLPDAAVKESRERINAAIKNSYFQYPNRRIIVNLAPADIKKEGSSYDLPTAVSILAATSQVDVDNAEQYIILGELALDGKIRPIKGALPVALMISQMKDKCFKGLILPVENASEAAVIEDIDVFPVESLTQVVNFLNRESDIEPVKVDLEKVFGELNISNVDFSEVKGQYTAKRALEIAAAGGHNILMIGPPGSGKSMLAKRFATILPDMTIEESLETTKIYSVAGMLPPHKALYATRPVRSPHHSISDTALVGGGRIPRPGEISLSHNGVLFLDELTEFKKNVLEVMRQPLEDREVTIARAAQTLKFPANFMLIAAMNPCPCGYYRDPERTCSCGVTKIKNYLSKLSGPLLDRIDIHIEVPTVKYEELEMKKAGESSDSIRKRVLIARKIQLNRFKNEGIFSNSSMNNKLMEKYCILDEASKSMLKKAINSLGLSARAYNRILKVSRTIADLECAENIKASHVAEAIQYRSLDRKYI